The stretch of DNA ACCCTACCCAACCTGCTCAGTCGTTGCCCACACCTACTCCGCCGCCATCGCCGCTGCAAGCTCCGCCATCGCCTTCACCGTCGGTGCCTCAGATGATCGCAGTTGACGCTGTGCATCCGCCAAATCCCTACGACGAGATCGTTGTTACCGCTGTGGGCGATGTGATGCTCGGCACGACTTTTCCCGACGAATCCACGCTGCCGCCGAATGATGGTGCTGACCTGCTCACCGAAGTTACGCCGTTTCTTAAGCGCGGCGACGTGGTGTACGGAAATCTGGAAGGCCCGATCATCGATGGCGGCGACTCGGCCAAGTGTCGGGGGAAGAAAATAGGGACGTGCTTTGCTTTTCGCGTGCCGACTCGTTATGGCAAATATCTGAAAGATGCGGGGTTCACCGCGATGGGGCTGGCCAACAATCATGCGATGGATTTTGGGCTGGAAGGGCGCGCCAGTTCACGCCAAGTGCTGGATGCCTTGCAGATTGCGCATACCGGCGAAGTTGGCGACATCGCGCGACTCACGGTGAAGAGCAGGAAAATTACCATCGTTGCCTTCGCAACATATCAGGGAGCTTTCAACTTTCTTGATTTGGATGCATCGCTCGAAACCATACGCGCGGCGAAGTCTGAATCCGATCTGGTGATTGTTGGCTTTCATGGCGGGGCAGAAGGCGCAACGCATCAGCATGTTCTTGAAGGCGATGAGACTTTTCTAGGCGAAGATCGCGGCGATCTGCGCCGGTTCACACACGCGGCGATTGATGCAGGCGCTGACCTGCTGCTGGGTTCGGGGCCGCACGTTGTCCGCGCTATGGAACTTTACAAAGGGAAGCTGATTGCTTACTCACTGGGGAACTTCGCCACGTATGGTCCATTCAACCTGAATGCGGAAAATGGATTGACGCTGGTGCAGGAAGCGCATCTGGCTTGGGATGGAACATTCCTTCGGGGACAGGCCTACGCTGTGAAGCAGGAGAAACCTGGCGGACCGAAACTGGATCCCGAGAAGAAGATATTGCCGGTGCTCCGTGCGCTCTCCAATGCGGATTTTCCGCAGACTGCAATCGTGGTGGGCCCGCAGGGTGAGCTATGGCTGCCGGGAACGGAAATCCCGCCGTGTGCCGACGCCCCGGACCTGCTTGAACAACGGTTTGGCACGGCCGCGTGTGGTATCTTCCCTTAATAGCCCTATATATAAGGACGCATCTCAGAACCCATGAAACTAACTGCTTTATTTGCTTTTATCTTCATCAGTGGATTGATGGTGCTTGGTGTTGCGCAGCAGGACAGCTTATCACCGGACTTAAAGGCGGCTGCGCTCAAGGACGCCGCATGCACGACGGCTGGCGACGCGAGCGCCGTTAATACGAATACCAGCGACCCAACGCTTGAGGCTCTGCCGATCCGTTCCGGCGGCCGCGACGTGGGAACGATTGTCGAGGTGCAGGGCGCATGCCACTGCCAAAACACGAATTGCGACGCGCTGGTTTATCTCAAAAGCGGAGAGGGGTACAAGCTGGCGCTGCACGAGAAATATGCCTCACTTCATCCTATGAAGATCGTGAAACAAGGAATGCCTTCTCTGACGGGGCAGTTTGAAATTGGCTCATCAAAAATGGAAACCACTGTTTATGACTGGGATGGCAAGGCGTATAAACCCAGCCTTTGCGCGACAGTGATTAAAGGGAAGAAAGTGCCAGCAATTACACGGCACCCGTGCAAGGCCCTTTCGCAATAGGTGACAACGTGCCTATAGTCTGGCGCTGGCGTCGTTAAAGTTCATGAGGAAAAAATGCTCTTATTGAAAAAGTCTGTCTGGATGATTTTTATTTTTCTGCCGCTGCTGGCTGGCGCTCAGCGGCTGCCTTACGGCTTGAGCGCAAAGCACTATGCTCTTTCCTTTACGCCGGACCTGCAGAAAGCCGTGTTCAGCGGCGACGAAACGCTCGATGTGGAAGTAAACAAAGCGGACAATGAGTTCACGTTGAATTCCGCCGAACTGGAATTTCAGGAAGCGACGATCATTCAGGACAACAAGACGCAGGTGGCGAAATGGAGTTTTGCTCCGGAAAAAGAACAAGTCACTCTGACGGTTGCGGATCCTCTGGAACCGGGGCCGGCGACCATCCATATCAAATACACAGGCATTTTGAATGACAAGCTACGCGGATTTTATCTGGCGCGCACCAAAGCAAGAAACTACGCGACCACGCAATTTGAAAACACGGACGCGCGCCGCGCTTTCCCATCTCTGGATGAGCCGGCATACAAAGCGACATTCGACATTACGTTGATTGTGAACACAGGTGATACCGCGATTTCGAACAGCGTTATAGCTTCTGACACGCCCGGGCCGGGAGAAGGAAAACACACGATTAAGTTCGTCACGACCCCGAAGATGTCCACATATCTGGTGGCGATGGCGGTAGGCGATTTTGAGTGCGTGGAAGGCTCGGCAGATAACATTCCCATTCGAGTGTGCGGAACCCCTGACAAGAAGCCGCTGAGCGCTGCCGCGCTTCGTTATGCCGCTGAGATCCTAAAGTTTTACAACCAGTATTACGGCATCCCATACCCGTTTGGGAAGCTGGACATTCTAGGTGTGCCGGATTTTGAAGCGGGCGCCATGGAAAATACGGCAGCAATTTTCTATCGCGAATCGCTGCTTTTTATTGACGACAAAAATTCCTCCGTGGATTCACACCAGGCCGTGTTTGAAGTCCTGGCGCATGAGATGGCGCACCAGTGGTTCGGCGATCTGGTAACGATGAAGTGGTGGGACAACGTCTGGCTGAATGAAGGTTTTGCCACATGGATGGCGCTTAAGCCATCGCAGGCGTTGCATCCGGAATGGAATGCAATGCTGGATGCGGTGCAGGCCACCGACACGGCCCTTGCGCTGGATGCGCTGGTAAACACACACCCGATCCGTGCCAAGGCCGAAACGCCGGAAGAGATCAATGAATTGTTCGATCCGATTTCTTATGAGAAGGCCGCAGCGGTGTTGCGCATGGTTGAGGCTTATGTCAGCCCGGATGTTTTTCGTCGCGGCGTGAACGTTTACCTGCGCAGGTTTCTTTATGGAAATGCCACGGCGGAAGATTTCTGGAGCGCGTTGAGCGCCGCGTCCGGGCGCCCTGTGGATAAAATCATGCCGACATTTGTGGACCAGGCGGGTGAGCCGCTGTTGACGGTGAAATCATCGTGCACGACTCCGCCGGTGGTCAAAGCGCCGCCCGCGCGCAAAGGTAAACGGTCGCGGCGCAGACCGATACAACCTCATCCCATGACTCAGGTTTCGGTTTCACAACAGCGTTTCTGGGCCAACCCCTCTGACGCGTCAAAACAAGAACACACATGGATGGTTCCGGTATGTTTGAAGTCCGGCGGCGCCAAGCCGTTCTGCCAGATACTTAGCCTGAAAGAGCAAACGCTGCCGCTCACCGGATGCTCACCATGGGTCTTTGTGAATGGAAATGCCGCGGGCTATTACCGCACGCAATATGACAAAGCGGACTTGCAGAAGCTGATCGCTATTGCCGGCACGGAATTGACGACAGCGGAGCGCATTTCACTTCTGCGCGACCAGGCCGCGCTTGTCGGCTCCGGACAGCAAAGCATGGCAACGTATCTGGATTTAATTTCAGTCATGAACGGTGACGCGCAACACGAGATCGTGGAAAGCTATTTGCCGACGCTGGATTATGTGAACAGCTACTTGCTGACCGGCGCCGA from Terriglobia bacterium encodes:
- a CDS encoding CapA family protein: MIAVDAVHPPNPYDEIVVTAVGDVMLGTTFPDESTLPPNDGADLLTEVTPFLKRGDVVYGNLEGPIIDGGDSAKCRGKKIGTCFAFRVPTRYGKYLKDAGFTAMGLANNHAMDFGLEGRASSRQVLDALQIAHTGEVGDIARLTVKSRKITIVAFATYQGAFNFLDLDASLETIRAAKSESDLVIVGFHGGAEGATHQHVLEGDETFLGEDRGDLRRFTHAAIDAGADLLLGSGPHVVRAMELYKGKLIAYSLGNFATYGPFNLNAENGLTLVQEAHLAWDGTFLRGQAYAVKQEKPGGPKLDPEKKILPVLRALSNADFPQTAIVVGPQGELWLPGTEIPPCADAPDLLEQRFGTAACGIFP
- a CDS encoding M1 family metallopeptidase, which produces MLLLKKSVWMIFIFLPLLAGAQRLPYGLSAKHYALSFTPDLQKAVFSGDETLDVEVNKADNEFTLNSAELEFQEATIIQDNKTQVAKWSFAPEKEQVTLTVADPLEPGPATIHIKYTGILNDKLRGFYLARTKARNYATTQFENTDARRAFPSLDEPAYKATFDITLIVNTGDTAISNSVIASDTPGPGEGKHTIKFVTTPKMSTYLVAMAVGDFECVEGSADNIPIRVCGTPDKKPLSAAALRYAAEILKFYNQYYGIPYPFGKLDILGVPDFEAGAMENTAAIFYRESLLFIDDKNSSVDSHQAVFEVLAHEMAHQWFGDLVTMKWWDNVWLNEGFATWMALKPSQALHPEWNAMLDAVQATDTALALDALVNTHPIRAKAETPEEINELFDPISYEKAAAVLRMVEAYVSPDVFRRGVNVYLRRFLYGNATAEDFWSALSAASGRPVDKIMPTFVDQAGEPLLTVKSSCTTPPVVKAPPARKGKRSRRRPIQPHPMTQVSVSQQRFWANPSDASKQEHTWMVPVCLKSGGAKPFCQILSLKEQTLPLTGCSPWVFVNGNAAGYYRTQYDKADLQKLIAIAGTELTTAERISLLRDQAALVGSGQQSMATYLDLISVMNGDAQHEIVESYLPTLDYVNSYLLTGADTAPFRAWVRSNFGPMMTRIGWTPAANESAEVHTLRGNLIHILGTIGEDPETIRQATSLAQQYLKDPDSVDASIAKDVLGVAARSGNEELFQQYENAMGHMRSPEQFYNVGGALAEFRDPKIVEKVMELAVSDEVRNQDAAGLISRLLINPDNQKTAWEWVKAHWPAVEKKITMSSGGEIVGSTKSFCSAELNDDVQQFFTEHKVPSAERALKQSREDIEGCVKRRPRLQTELEQWLQQHAGASRPGGQ